GAAGTTTCCAGCGCCCTTATTAAAGAAGATAAATCAAGAAGGTCGCCGTCTATTATTTTTACTTCGTCTAAGATATTTAAATACCTGAGTCTCCAAAGAGTATCCGAACCCCTTCTTGCAAGAAAACCGTAAACATTATAACCTTTTTCGATTAAAAACTTAGCGAGATATGCGCCGTCCTGCCCCGTTATTCCGGTTATAAGAGCGTTTTTTGCCATAGCTTCTTTCATCCTCCGTTTTTTATATTGTATTTTTAATTAATTTATCTTAACTTTTTTCTCCAGTAATTTAAAATATCTTCTATGCTTTTTTTAAGCGGTATTTTTGGCTGCCAGCCGGTATATTCTTTAAGTTTATTACTGCTTCCGTAAATTCTTTCCTGCTCGTTCGGCCTTAACTTAGCCTCGTCTATTTTTATTTCTGCTTCTATGCCCGTTATTTCAAACATTAAATTTAAAATAGACCGCAAGGAAACTTCGCTTCCGGAACATACGTTAAATACATCAAACTTATTATTTATATCATAAACTTTTTCGTTTTCCAATAATAATTTATAAACTTCCGCTACGTCCCTTACGTCTAAAAAATCCCTGGTTACGTCGATATTGCCGGTAGTAATTACCGGCTTTCTTAATCCAAGCTCTATTTCTATTACCTGCTTTGCAAAAGAAGATACAGCAAAGCTTTCACTCTGGTTCGGGCCTATGTGGTTAAAAGGCCGTACTATTATAAACCGCATATCCGGTTCCGTAACCGACCACTGATAGCACAGGGCTTCTACGGCAACTTTACTTACGGCATAAGGATTTCTGGGCTTAAGAGGATATTCTTCTTTTATCGGAAGAGAGCTTTCATTTACTAGACCGTAAATATCTCCGGAACTAACATAAAGTATTTTGCCTTTAAAACCTGTTTCTTTTAAAGCACTTAACAGGTTAAAAGTGCCGGTAAAATTTATGTCGAAAGTCTCGAGCGGATTTTTAAAAGACTCAGGAACAAAACTCTGTGCGGCTAAATGGATAACTGCGTCGAATGCCGGAATACCCGGAGCCGATAAAAACGATTTTAATCTGGCGGCGTCTCTTACGTCTATTACTCCTTGTTTGTCTTCCAAAGGGATACATACGTGGGGTATGGGTATGGGTATAATAGATTGCGGAGATTTAAGAAATTCTAAAGATTGTATATTTTGCGGCAAGTTTTGAGAATCGCCAAACGCCCGTATTACATAATAACCTACAAAACCGGAAGCGCCTGTTATTAAAATATTCATGACAATAGATTTTTTCTTTAAAAAATATGAAATATAATATACAATATTTATAATTATAATTTATTATATTATACAAAAAAAATTCGTAAAACAAAATAACAACTTTAAATTTTTATTCATCAATAAAATTAACAAACATGATTTTAGCTTAAGGCGATTTGTGAATTATGAATAATATACTTATTTTAGGCGGGGACGGATACTTAGGTTGGCCAACCGCAATGTATCTCTCAATGAAGAATTGCAAAGTAACCGTGGTTGATAATTATTTGAGAAGGAATTTATGCAATAAATTAGATATATATCCGTTGTATAATATTCCAAACCTTATTCATAGGGCAACCTTGTGGCATCAATTAACAGGTTTAGAAATAAAAGTCGTAATAGGAGACCTTCAAAATCCCGAACTTATGAGGTCATTATTTAACGGAACAGTTAAATACGACTGGGCGATAACAAATCAATTCTCTGGAATTCCAAGCACCGTCGTTCATTACGCAGAAATGCCATCCGCTCCTTATTCTATGATAGATTATAAAACTGCAAATTTTACTATATCAAATAATTTAATTACAACTAATAATTTAATGTGGGCGGTAAAAGATTTTTCTCCTGATACTCATATTGTAAAACTAGGAACAATGGGTGAATACGGAACTCCAAATATTGACATAGAAGAGGGCTGGTTAGAAATAGAACATAAAGGAAGGAAGGATAAATTTCTATATCCAAGGCAAGCTGGTTCGCTATATCATACTACTAAAATAATGGATACCGATTTACTTTGGTTTGGGGTTAGAATGTGGAATTTAAAAGTAACCGATTTAATGCAAGGTCCTGTATATGGCTTGGAAATTGAAGATATTAAATTAAAATTAGACGAAAATCTTTATACCATATTTAATTACGATGAAATTTTTGGAACTGTTATTAACAGGTTTATTGTTCAAGCTATCGTGGGGTATCCACTGACCGTTTATGGTGCAGGAGGACAAACGAGGGGCTATATCAATATTAACGATACATTGCAATGTATTTATCTATCTATTA
This DNA window, taken from Candidatus Acidulodesulfobacterium acidiphilum, encodes the following:
- a CDS encoding NAD-dependent epimerase/dehydratase family protein, with protein sequence MNILITGASGFVGYYVIRAFGDSQNLPQNIQSLEFLKSPQSIIPIPIPHVCIPLEDKQGVIDVRDAARLKSFLSAPGIPAFDAVIHLAAQSFVPESFKNPLETFDINFTGTFNLLSALKETGFKGKILYVSSGDIYGLVNESSLPIKEEYPLKPRNPYAVSKVAVEALCYQWSVTEPDMRFIIVRPFNHIGPNQSESFAVSSFAKQVIEIELGLRKPVITTGNIDVTRDFLDVRDVAEVYKLLLENEKVYDINNKFDVFNVCSGSEVSLRSILNLMFEITGIEAEIKIDEAKLRPNEQERIYGSSNKLKEYTGWQPKIPLKKSIEDILNYWRKKLR
- a CDS encoding NAD-dependent epimerase/dehydratase family protein is translated as MNNILILGGDGYLGWPTAMYLSMKNCKVTVVDNYLRRNLCNKLDIYPLYNIPNLIHRATLWHQLTGLEIKVVIGDLQNPELMRSLFNGTVKYDWAITNQFSGIPSTVVHYAEMPSAPYSMIDYKTANFTISNNLITTNNLMWAVKDFSPDTHIVKLGTMGEYGTPNIDIEEGWLEIEHKGRKDKFLYPRQAGSLYHTTKIMDTDLLWFGVRMWNLKVTDLMQGPVYGLEIEDIKLKLDENLYTIFNYDEIFGTVINRFIVQAIVGYPLTVYGAGGQTRGYININDTLQCIYLSIKNPPQNGDLKIYNQFTETFTVNELAERIKSMADKLGYDCKINSIKNPRKEQENHYYNVNHKGLLDIGLKPHYLTDEVLERMFKVVEKFKDNIKKDIIFKGIKW